The Kitasatospora paranensis genome has a window encoding:
- a CDS encoding M23 family metallopeptidase, which yields MRTLSDAARRLARSAADTLQSRSATSSVLSGGFRLDAAGLRKHRATVASGGVAALALGALLMPGHAAAQTTVRPTIPGSSVFTAAAAPHQEERLVQVGEPSTYKQPRSASAQDAVGVAHNLAPAEQPQPAQPAAQPQQQAPQQAQPQQPAAPAPQQQSAPGWSSPAPGAPTSNPYHRINHSYAAGFHTGVDFAVRTGTPLVSVGDATVVSAGWAGAYGNQVVLKLSDGHFAQYAHMSKLAVHAGQHVHAGDRVGLSGSTGNSTGPHLHFEIRTANRYGAVIDPIAYLSAHGATNF from the coding sequence ATGCGCACGCTCTCCGACGCCGCCCGCCGGCTCGCCCGTTCCGCCGCCGACACCCTTCAGTCCCGCTCCGCGACGTCCTCCGTGCTCTCCGGCGGCTTCCGCCTGGACGCGGCCGGACTGCGCAAGCACCGGGCCACGGTGGCCTCCGGCGGTGTCGCCGCGCTGGCGCTGGGCGCGCTGCTGATGCCGGGGCACGCCGCGGCGCAGACCACCGTCCGGCCGACCATCCCCGGCAGCTCGGTGTTCACCGCGGCAGCAGCGCCGCACCAGGAGGAGCGCCTCGTCCAGGTCGGCGAGCCGAGCACCTACAAGCAGCCCCGCTCCGCGTCCGCACAGGACGCCGTGGGGGTCGCGCACAACCTGGCGCCGGCCGAGCAGCCGCAGCCCGCCCAGCCGGCCGCCCAGCCCCAGCAGCAGGCCCCCCAGCAGGCCCAGCCGCAGCAGCCGGCCGCCCCGGCGCCGCAGCAGCAGTCCGCGCCCGGCTGGTCCTCGCCGGCGCCCGGCGCGCCGACCAGCAACCCGTACCACCGGATCAACCACAGCTACGCGGCCGGTTTCCACACCGGTGTGGACTTCGCGGTGCGCACCGGCACCCCGCTGGTCTCCGTCGGCGACGCCACCGTGGTCTCCGCCGGCTGGGCGGGCGCCTACGGCAACCAGGTCGTGCTGAAGCTCTCGGACGGCCACTTCGCCCAGTACGCGCACATGTCGAAGCTCGCCGTGCACGCCGGCCAGCACGTGCACGCCGGCGACCGGGTCGGCCTGTCCGGCAGCACCGGCAACTCGACCGGGCCGCACCTGCACTTCGAGATCCGCACCGCCAACCGGTACGGCGCCGTGATCGACCCGATCGCGTACCTGAGCGCGCACGGCGCGACCAACTTCTGA
- a CDS encoding threonine aldolase family protein: MTNDFQQRRFAAYRSAGRLLSGTRPQSLREGLAALADGPDPGYDLDQRPDVYGDGVVRALEERVAALLGLPDAAFFPTGTMAQQVALRYWADRTGSRVVAMHPLAHPEVHERRALTRLTGLHTVWPTAEPRLPTPDELRSCEEHFGTVALELPLRDAGFVLPTWSELTATVGAARELGARVHLDGARLWESTPHLGHSLPEICALADSVYVSCYKTLGGLSGALLAGDGAFVREARVWRHRYGGQIFRQWPAALSALAGLERELPLLEGYVTHAREIAAALATIPGARVNPSPPHTHQFQLWLPYGADALAEAGLRLAEEQGLALFGHWAPSAVPGRSMTEVTVAGPATEWSGDEVVEAVTALLALLKP, encoded by the coding sequence GTGACGAACGACTTCCAGCAACGGCGCTTCGCCGCCTACCGCTCCGCCGGCCGGCTGCTCTCCGGCACTCGGCCGCAGTCTCTCCGGGAAGGACTGGCGGCGCTCGCCGACGGCCCGGATCCCGGCTACGACCTCGACCAGCGGCCCGACGTCTACGGCGACGGCGTGGTGCGCGCCCTGGAGGAGCGGGTCGCCGCCCTGCTCGGCCTGCCGGACGCGGCCTTCTTCCCGACCGGCACGATGGCCCAGCAGGTCGCCCTGCGGTACTGGGCGGACCGGACCGGCAGCCGGGTCGTGGCGATGCACCCGCTCGCCCACCCGGAGGTGCACGAGCGGCGCGCCCTGACCCGGCTCACCGGGCTGCACACCGTCTGGCCGACCGCTGAGCCCCGGCTGCCCACGCCGGACGAACTGCGCTCCTGTGAAGAGCACTTCGGCACGGTGGCGCTGGAACTCCCGCTGCGCGACGCGGGCTTCGTCCTGCCGACCTGGTCCGAACTGACAGCGACGGTCGGCGCGGCTCGCGAACTCGGCGCCCGGGTCCACCTCGACGGTGCGCGGCTGTGGGAGTCCACGCCCCACCTCGGCCACTCCCTGCCGGAGATCTGCGCGCTCGCCGACTCGGTCTACGTGTCCTGCTACAAGACCCTCGGCGGTCTCAGCGGGGCACTGCTCGCCGGTGACGGGGCGTTCGTCCGCGAGGCCCGGGTGTGGCGCCACCGCTACGGCGGCCAGATCTTCCGGCAGTGGCCTGCCGCCCTCAGTGCGCTCGCCGGTCTGGAGCGAGAACTCCCGCTGCTGGAGGGATATGTGACGCACGCGCGGGAGATCGCAGCGGCGCTGGCCACGATCCCCGGCGCACGGGTCAACCCGTCGCCCCCGCACACCCACCAGTTCCAGCTGTGGCTGCCGTACGGTGCCGACGCGCTGGCCGAGGCGGGCCTGCGGCTCGCCGAGGAGCAGGGCCTGGCCCTGTTCGGCCACTGGGCGCCCTCCGCCGTGCCCGGCCGGTCGATGACCGAGGTCACCGTCGCGGGCCCGGCGACGGAGTGGAGCGGCGACGAGGTGGTCGAGGCCGTGACCGCCCTCCTGGCCCTGCTCAAGCCCTAG
- a CDS encoding MDR family MFS transporter, producing the protein MSQQQVEAAADEPAAAQDPTEPAPRSPREIRLVMVGLVVTMLLAMLDNLIVGTAMPTIVGDLGGAEHLSWVVTAYTLATAASTPIWGKLGDLLGRKGTFLTSIVIFLVGSALSGLSQTMGQLIAFRAVQGLGAGGLMVGVMSIMGALIPPRDRGKYQGMFAAVMALATIGGPLIGGFITDHLSWHWTFYINLPLGIVALAVVVVTLHLPKVRTKAKIDYLGALLLTVGITSLVLITTWGGQQYAWGSKEILGLGALAAATLIGFCYVEQRVEEPMLPLGLFKNRNFAAVSVIGFIVGFAMFGAVTFLPLYQQTVQGASATNSGLLLMPMMFGMLVISLVVGQAITKTGKYRIYPIIGTAVMAGGSLLLSTLGTDTSRFTSACYMIVLGAGMGFLMQVTMLVAQNSVELKDMGVASSTATLFRTIGGSFGVALFGAIFTSRVTSTMKDRLGAAGAAKGGGKGSLSSMSPEALRKLDPRVQDAYHHAVSNGIHTVFLWGAVISLVAVAAALFLREVALRGSGSGEKAEPQLEAV; encoded by the coding sequence ATGTCACAACAGCAGGTCGAGGCCGCCGCGGACGAACCCGCGGCCGCCCAGGACCCCACCGAACCCGCCCCGCGCTCACCGCGCGAGATCCGCCTGGTGATGGTCGGGCTCGTGGTCACCATGCTGCTGGCCATGCTCGACAACCTGATCGTCGGCACCGCGATGCCCACCATCGTCGGCGACCTCGGCGGCGCCGAGCACCTGTCGTGGGTGGTCACCGCCTACACCCTGGCGACCGCCGCCTCCACCCCGATCTGGGGCAAGCTCGGCGACCTGCTCGGCCGCAAGGGCACCTTCCTCACCTCGATCGTGATCTTCCTGGTGGGCTCCGCGCTCTCCGGCCTGTCCCAGACCATGGGCCAGCTGATCGCCTTCCGCGCCGTCCAGGGCCTCGGCGCCGGCGGTCTGATGGTCGGCGTGATGTCGATCATGGGTGCGCTCATCCCGCCGCGCGACCGCGGCAAGTACCAGGGCATGTTCGCCGCCGTGATGGCGCTCGCGACCATCGGCGGCCCGCTCATCGGCGGCTTCATCACCGACCACCTGTCCTGGCACTGGACGTTCTACATCAACCTGCCGCTCGGCATCGTCGCGCTCGCCGTCGTCGTGGTGACCCTGCACCTGCCGAAGGTCCGCACCAAGGCGAAGATCGACTACCTGGGCGCGCTGCTGCTCACCGTCGGCATCACCTCGCTCGTGCTGATCACCACCTGGGGCGGCCAGCAGTACGCCTGGGGCTCCAAGGAGATCCTGGGCCTGGGCGCACTCGCCGCCGCCACCCTGATCGGCTTCTGCTACGTCGAGCAGCGGGTCGAGGAGCCGATGCTCCCGCTCGGCCTCTTCAAGAACCGCAACTTCGCGGCCGTCTCGGTGATCGGCTTCATCGTCGGTTTCGCGATGTTCGGCGCGGTCACCTTCCTCCCGCTGTACCAGCAGACCGTCCAGGGCGCCTCGGCGACCAACTCCGGCCTGCTGCTGATGCCGATGATGTTCGGCATGCTGGTGATCTCGCTGGTGGTCGGCCAGGCCATCACCAAGACCGGCAAGTACCGCATCTACCCGATCATCGGCACCGCGGTGATGGCGGGCGGCTCGCTGCTGCTCTCCACCCTCGGCACCGACACCAGCCGCTTCACCTCGGCCTGCTACATGATCGTGCTCGGCGCCGGCATGGGCTTCCTGATGCAGGTCACCATGCTGGTCGCGCAGAACAGCGTCGAGCTGAAGGACATGGGCGTCGCCTCGTCCACCGCGACCCTGTTCCGCACCATCGGCGGCTCGTTCGGTGTCGCGCTGTTCGGCGCGATCTTCACCAGCCGGGTCACCTCGACCATGAAGGACCGCCTCGGCGCGGCCGGTGCGGCCAAGGGCGGCGGCAAGGGCAGCCTGAGCTCGATGAGCCCGGAAGCGCTGCGCAAGCTGGACCCGCGCGTCCAGGACGCCTACCACCACGCGGTCTCCAACGGCATCCACACCGTCTTCCTGTGGGGTGCGGTGATCAGCCTGGTCGCCGTCGCCGCCGCGCTCTTCCTGCGCGAGGTGGCGCTGCGCGGCTCAGGCTCCGGCGAGAAGGCCGAGCCGCAGCTCGAAGCGGTCTGA
- a CDS encoding rhomboid family intramembrane serine protease has protein sequence MTSPATDGEQLPSDDPARMVAEARRAFFVMFGLLCSVWALQLVNWIDDYRLTLDFGIRAQRVDRLPDVLSAPFLHVNWQHLEGNSGPLFVFGFLAAYRGVKKFVGLTLLVALTSGAAVWLFERDTVVTVGASGVIYGYFGYVVLRGLIDRNLIDSLIGLVMGASFAYILTTAVPGTPGVSWLAHLGGLVGGLAGAWLFRDRGRTGGRGPAARSGPSALSLRSARSAGAAVPGQSATPATSADSSRAALLKELDDLGL, from the coding sequence ATGACCAGCCCAGCCACGGACGGCGAGCAGCTCCCCTCCGACGACCCCGCACGCATGGTCGCCGAGGCGCGCCGGGCGTTCTTCGTGATGTTCGGCCTGCTCTGTTCGGTGTGGGCGCTGCAGCTCGTCAACTGGATCGACGACTACCGCCTCACGCTCGACTTCGGCATCCGGGCCCAGCGCGTAGACCGGCTGCCGGACGTGCTCTCCGCGCCCTTCCTGCACGTGAACTGGCAGCACCTGGAGGGCAATTCCGGTCCGCTGTTCGTCTTCGGGTTCCTCGCCGCGTACCGCGGGGTCAAGAAGTTCGTCGGGCTGACCCTGCTGGTGGCGCTGACCAGCGGTGCCGCGGTCTGGCTCTTCGAGCGGGACACGGTGGTCACGGTCGGCGCGAGCGGTGTGATCTACGGGTACTTCGGGTACGTCGTGCTGCGCGGCCTGATCGACCGGAATCTGATCGACAGCCTCATCGGCCTCGTGATGGGCGCCTCCTTCGCGTACATCCTCACCACGGCGGTGCCGGGCACTCCCGGGGTCAGCTGGCTGGCGCACCTGGGCGGGCTGGTCGGCGGTCTGGCGGGGGCCTGGCTCTTCCGTGACCGGGGCCGGACCGGTGGCCGCGGCCCGGCTGCCCGGTCGGGGCCGTCGGCGCTGTCCCTCCGGTCGGCCCGCTCCGCCGGTGCCGCGGTGCCCGGTCAGTCGGCGACCCCCGCGACCTCGGCGGACAGCTCCCGGGCGGCCCTGCTCAAGGAGCTCGACGACCTCGGGCTGTGA
- a CDS encoding A/G-specific adenine glycosylase codes for MAAITSPPSPATPSPAAPPAAPGAAPPTTWHGELHATVLDWYGANARDLPWRTASASPWAVMVSEFMLQQTPVKRVLPAYAAWLERWPTPADLAADAPGEAVRMWGRLGYPRRALRLHAAAVAITEQHGGRVPDDHAALLALPGVGEYTAAAVASFAFRQRHVVLDTNVRRVFARAVTGVEYPAQATTAAERRTAAEYLPATPETAATWAVAVMELGALVCTARGPECGACPLFDRCAWQRAGRPPYEGPARRGQTYEGTDRQARGRLLAVLRDAHGEVPQARLDEVWPDAVQRARALDGLVADGLVEPVAQGVYRLPR; via the coding sequence ATGGCTGCCATCACCTCCCCTCCGTCGCCCGCCACCCCCTCGCCCGCCGCACCGCCCGCGGCACCCGGCGCCGCACCGCCGACCACATGGCACGGCGAGCTGCACGCGACGGTCCTCGACTGGTACGGGGCCAACGCCCGCGACCTCCCCTGGCGGACGGCGTCCGCCTCGCCGTGGGCGGTGATGGTCAGCGAGTTCATGCTCCAGCAGACCCCGGTGAAGCGGGTGCTGCCCGCGTACGCCGCCTGGCTGGAGCGCTGGCCCACCCCGGCGGACCTGGCCGCGGACGCTCCCGGCGAGGCCGTCCGGATGTGGGGCCGCCTCGGCTACCCGCGCCGGGCCCTGCGGCTGCACGCCGCGGCCGTGGCGATCACCGAGCAGCACGGCGGCCGGGTGCCGGACGACCACGCCGCCCTGCTCGCCCTGCCCGGGGTCGGGGAGTACACGGCGGCGGCCGTCGCCTCCTTCGCCTTCCGGCAGCGGCACGTCGTGCTGGACACCAACGTCCGCCGGGTCTTCGCCCGCGCGGTGACCGGGGTGGAGTACCCGGCGCAGGCGACCACCGCGGCCGAGCGGCGCACGGCCGCCGAGTACCTGCCGGCCACCCCCGAGACGGCGGCCACCTGGGCGGTCGCGGTGATGGAACTGGGAGCGCTGGTCTGCACGGCCCGTGGCCCGGAGTGCGGGGCCTGCCCGCTGTTCGACCGCTGCGCCTGGCAGCGCGCCGGCCGCCCGCCGTACGAGGGCCCGGCGCGCCGCGGGCAGACGTACGAGGGCACCGACCGGCAGGCCCGCGGGCGGCTGCTCGCGGTGCTGCGGGACGCGCATGGCGAGGTGCCGCAGGCCCGGCTCGACGAGGTCTGGCCGGACGCCGTCCAGCGGGCCCGGGCGTTGGACGGACTCGTCGCCGACGGTCTGGTGGAGCCGGTCGCCCAGGGGGTCTACCGGCTGCCGCGCTGA
- a CDS encoding helix-turn-helix domain-containing protein: MSTTQSPRSDTRARIVEVALELFASQGYEKTSLREIADRLGVTKAALYYHFKTKDDIVHGIVETMSAPIDDTIAWGEGKPWSPELRDELVRRFAAGMVERAPLLRFFHENQPALRESPAGLEFKQRMLAMIRLVQGPNADFRDRLRATMTLFSIHSALFLLKQDEQPEEGQDPCAAGRVENIAEAVEAALDVALEIASRIEPAGA; encoded by the coding sequence ATGAGTACGACGCAGAGCCCCCGTAGCGACACCCGCGCGCGGATCGTCGAGGTGGCCTTGGAGCTCTTCGCGTCACAGGGCTACGAGAAGACCTCGCTGCGGGAGATCGCGGACCGCCTCGGCGTGACCAAGGCCGCGCTGTACTACCACTTCAAGACCAAGGACGACATCGTCCACGGCATCGTCGAGACGATGTCCGCCCCCATCGACGACACCATCGCCTGGGGCGAGGGCAAGCCGTGGTCCCCCGAACTGCGGGACGAACTGGTCCGCCGGTTCGCGGCCGGCATGGTCGAGCGCGCGCCGCTGCTCCGCTTCTTCCACGAGAACCAGCCGGCGCTCCGCGAGTCGCCCGCCGGCCTGGAGTTCAAGCAGCGGATGCTGGCGATGATCCGCCTCGTCCAGGGCCCGAACGCCGACTTCCGGGACCGGCTGCGCGCCACCATGACGCTCTTCTCGATCCACTCGGCGCTCTTCCTGCTCAAGCAGGACGAGCAGCCCGAGGAGGGCCAGGACCCCTGCGCCGCGGGCCGGGTGGAGAACATCGCCGAGGCCGTCGAGGCCGCCCTGGACGTCGCCCTGGAGATCGCCTCCCGGATCGAGCCGGCTGGCGCCTGA